The DNA sequence TGTACAAATTAAGGAAAACCCTGATCTAAAATCTAAAACAATAGGCGAATTATCTTATAACTCCACTGTAGAAATTTTCAGCGAACAAGAAAGAAAAAATAACATTTTAGGTGAATTTTATAAAATTAAATCTCCTAAAAGTTATACAAATATTGGTTGGGTATTAATCTCCGATTTAACAGATGGCGATTATGAAGCTAGCTTATATAAAAAAACTATTTCTGAAATACTAAGTAATCTTACCGTAAATTTAACTGATTCATCAGATAGTAATAGTTTTATCATAACTTCCAATCCTAATGAATTAGAAAAACCAAACTGCTTAATTAAGGGCAAAGAATGTTATGCTAAGTACACTTCTAGAGAAGAAGAAAGCTACGACCATCAACCTGCAGAACTATCATATTGGATAGATTTAACTCCTGATAAAGGATTTGATTCACCGCCAGATTACATTTGTAGAATGGAGCACTCGCTGCTAGTCGGATATTTTCCTTTACCAAAAAAAGACATATTT is a window from the Leptospira kanakyensis genome containing:
- a CDS encoding SH3 domain-containing protein; its protein translation is MKYLLLLPIAFFFNCNKIQDCRSNNSCPIFYPKNSEFKYDLNGNQINDYGIDRNQKITILTSKDGIQEKIIKNELELVKILFEEKEFLYPSKKITIGKLVRIANLKGVQIKENPDLKSKTIGELSYNSTVEIFSEQERKNNILGEFYKIKSPKSYTNIGWVLISDLTDGDYEASLYKKTISEILSNLTVNLTDSSDSNSFIITSNPNELEKPNCLIKGKECYAKYTSREEESYDHQPAELSYWIDLTPDKGFDSPPDYICRMEHSLLVGYFPLPKKDIFKEEISCDKYNY